A window of Pelomonas sp. SE-A7 genomic DNA:
TTGACCAGGTCGTCCACCGCCTTGACCTGGGCCAGGAAGGGTTCCAGCCTGGCCAGCGGCAGTGCGCTGGGGCCGTCGCACTTGGCATGGGCCGGATCGGGATGGGCTTCCAGGAACAGGCCGCCTATGCCTATGGCCATGCCGGCGCGGGCCAGTTCGGTGACCTGGCCACGGCGGCCGCCCGAGGCGGCGGCGCCGGACTCGCGCTGCTGCAGCGCATGGGTCACGTCGAATATCACCGGCTTGCCCAGGCGCTTCATCACGCCGAAGCCCAGCAGGTCGACGATCAGGTTGTCATAGCCATGCTGGGTGCCGCGGTCGCACAGCATCAGGTTCGGATTACCGCTTTCCTCAAACTTCTCGACGATGTTCTTCATCTGCGGCGGGCTGACGAACTGCGGCTTCTTGATATTGATGGCACGGCCGGTCTTGGCCAGGGCCACGACCAGGTCCGTCTGCCGCGCCAGGAAGGCCGGCAGTTGCAGCACATCGCAGACGGCACCGACCTCGGAGGCCTGCCAGGGCTCGTGCACATCGGTCAGCACGGCCACACCATGGACCTTCTTGACCGCCTCGAAGATCTTCAGCCCCTGCTCCAGGCCGGGACCGCGGTAGGAATGGATGGACGAGCGGTTGGCCTTGTCGAACGAGGCCTTGAACACATAGGGAATGCCGAGCTTCCGGGTGACCCGCAGGTACTCGCCGCAGACGTCCACCGCGAACTGCTCGGATTCCAGGACGTTGACGCCGCCGAACAGGACGAAGGGCTTGTCGTTGTCGACGACGATGTCGTTGATCTTGACCATGGGATTCAAACCTTGAAGTAGTCGCGGTACCAGGCGACGAAGCGCCGGACCCCCTCCGGCACCGGCATGGTGGGCTTGAAGCCGGTCCAGTCGGCCAGTTCCTGGACGTCGGCGTGGGTGGCAGGCACATCGCCGTCCTGCAGCGGCAGGAAGTTCTTGACCGCCTCCTTGCCGACCGCCTGCTCGATGGCCTCGATGAAGTCCATCAGCTTGATCGGATCATGGTTGCCGATGTTGAAGACGCGGTACGGCACGTTGGAGCGGGCCGGGTCGGCCTCGACCGGGTCGTAGCCGGCATCGGCAGTGGCGTTGCGGTCCAGCACGCGGACCACGCCTTCGGCGATGTCGTCAACATAGGTGAAGTCGCGAATCATCTGGCCGTGGTTAAACACCTTGATCGGCTCGCCCGCGACGATGGCCTTGGTGAACAGGAACAGGGCCATGTCCGGCCGGCCCCAGGGACCGTAGACCGTGAAGAAGCGCAGGCCGGTCGTCGGCAGGCCGTACAGATGGCTGTAGGTATGGGCCATCAGCTCGTTGGCCTTCTTGGTCGCCGCGTACAGGCTGACCGGATGGTCCACGCCGTGGTGCTCCGAGAACGGCATCTGGGTGTTGCCGCCGTAGACGCTGGAGCTGGAGGCATAGACCAGGTGCTGGACCTGGTGGTGGCGGCAGCCCTCCAGCACGTTCATGAAGCCCTGGATGTTGGACTCGATGTAGGCATGCGGATTGATCAGCGAATAGCGCACGCCGGCCTGGGCGGCCAGGTGGATGACCTTGTCGAACTTCTGCTCGGCGAACAGGGCCTCCATGCCGGCCCGGTCGGCCACGTCCAGCTTGACGAAACTGAAGGCAGGATGCGGGGTGAGCCGGGCCAGGCGGTCATGCTTGAGCTTCGGATCGTAGTAGTCGTTCAGGTTGTCCAGCCCCACGACCTGGTCGCCTCGCGCCAGCAGCAGTTGGCTGACGTGCATGCCGATGAAGCCGGCCGCGCCTGTGATGAGTACTTTCAAGGTCTCTCCCGTGGCCGCGGCTTACTTGGCGGTCGGTTCGCTGGCCACCGGGGCCAGCAGCGACGAGGCGGCATCCGCCGGAGCACTGGCTGCAGCGCCGGCCGGCTTGTCGGCGAACTTGCCTATGTATTCGATCTTGGCCGCGTCGCGCAGGGCCTTCATCTCCTTGCTGGCAGCCTCGCTCTTGCGCTGGGCCAGCAGCAGCTGCTCGATCAGCGGCTTGGCGCGGGCTTCGTCGATCGGCTGGCTGCGCACCGCATTGACATAGACCAGCTGCATGCCCGCGGGCGCATTGATCAGCAGCGACTGGCCTTCCTTCAACTTGGCCAGGTCGTCGGCCACGGCGGCCGGCAGCTGCTCGGCCGCGCGGACGGCCTGGTTGACGTTGAAGCGCCGGCCGTCGGCCTGCAGGCCCTTGACGAACTCGCCAATGTTGTTGGCCTTGCTGAGCTTGCTGCGCAGCAGGCCGAACTGCTCGGCATTGGCCTCGATCAGAAATTCCTGCAGGTTGTAGACGCGGCGGTCCTTGAACAGATTGGGCTTGCTGGCGTAATAGGCGGCCACCTCGGCCTCGGTGGGCTTGGCCACCGCATCTCCGATGCGCTCGGCATAGGCCCGGGCCAGCACCTCGCGGCGGGCCGCTTCCAGCATCTGCTGGACCTTGCCATCCTTGTCCAGCTTCTGCTCCATCGCCTTCTGGACGAGCAGCTCCTGGTCGATCAGGCGCTCCAGCACCTGGCGGCCCGCCGCCTCGGTCTGCTCGGCCTTGAGGCCGTTCTGGCGGCTGAGCACCTGGTTGATCTGATCGATGGTGACCGCTTCCTGGTTGACCTTCGCCGCCGGCTGGCTCGATGTGGTCTTGCTGTTGCCACCGCCACAGGCGACCAGCAGGGCCGCCAACCCGGCAGCGGCCGCAATGGCCAGAACGCGAGAGCTGCGCGGGTCAGCAACAAGGAAACGCTTTTGCATGGTGAGAACACTCCGTCGTGGGGGCCGGCGTCGCGCCGTTCAAACCGGCGCCAAGGCGGGGACAGAGTGTAGCTTTGCGCCGCTACGCCCAGCGCACGCCTTCCTGGGGCGGAATGCTCACGCCAAGGGGCTTTGTCTCAGCACTTGATGCCGGCATGCAGGGCCACGATGCCGGCGCTGAGGTTGTGCACGTCCACATGGCCGAAGCCGGCCGTCTTCATCATGGCCTTGAGCGTCTGCTGATCCGGATGCATGCGGATGGACTCGGCCAGGTAGCGGTAGCTCTCGGCGTCGCCGGCAATCATCTGGCCCAGGCGCGGCAGGATCTTGAACGAGTACCAGTCGTAGGGCTTGGCCAGAGGCGCGGCGACCTTGGAGAACTCCAGCACCAGCAGCCGGCCGCCCGGCTTGAGCACCCGGCACATCTCCGCCAGGGCGAGGTCCTTGTGGGTCATGTTGCGCAGGCCGAAGGCCACGCTGACCAGGTCGAAGCTGGCGTCCTTGTAGGGCAGCTTCTCGGCGTCACAGAGATTGGTCGGCAACACCAGGCCTTCGTCCAGCAGGCGGTTGCGGCCCTGGCGCAACATGGCCTCGTTGATGTCGGTGTGCACCACCATGCCGGTCTCGCCGACCTGGCGGGCAAAGGCACGCGACAGGTCGCCGGTGCCGCCGGCGATGTCCAGCGCCCGCTCGCCGGCCTTGAGGTTGGCCACGGCCAGCGTGTACTTCTTCCAGGCCCGGTGCAGACCCATGGACATCAGGTCGTTCATCACGTCGTAGCGCGAGGCGACCGAGTCGAACACGCCGCGTACGCGCGAGGCCTTCTCGGTCTCGTCGACGGTCTGGAAGCCGAAATGGGTGCTGCTCATATCAGGACGATGAAATTCAGTGGGAATGACCGCAGGACGAGGCGGCCTTGCCGGGCATGGGCGCATCGCGGTCCACGCCGGCAGCCATGAGCCGGGCCTCGTAGTCACTCCACAGCCGGGCCTGTTCGGCACCCAGCTGGTAGAGATAGGCCCAGGAGAAGATGCCGCTCTCGTGGCCGTCGCTGAACTGCGGACGCACCGCATAGTGGCCGACCGACTCCAGCGCCAGGATGCCGACCTCGCGCTTGCCATGCTGCAAGGTCTCCTGACCCGGCCCATGGCCCTGGACCTCGGCCGAGGGGCTGTAGACCCGCATCAGCTCGAAGGGGATGCGGAAACGCGCACCGTCTGCGAAGCCAATCTCGAGCACCCGCGACTGCTGGTGCACCGTGAGATCGGTGGGCTGGGGGGTGGTCTTTTCTAGGCCGGCCATGGGCGAGCAGTGTAGCGGCGACGCCATGCCCATCGTCGGTGCCCGGTCGCTTGGGCTAGGCTTGCGGCCTTGTTCCAGCAGTCACTACAAGCCATGCGCCGCATCACCGCCCTCGCCCTAGCCGCCTCCCTCGCCTGCACCGGCGCCGTCCAGGCCCTGGACCTCAAGGGCCTGTCGACCGAGGTCTCGCCCTGCCAGGACTTCTACGAGTTCGTCAACGGCCCCTGGGTCTCACAGGCCGTGGTGCCGGCCAGCCAGTCGCGCATCGGTAGCTTCGAGCAGCTGCGCCTGGCCAACGAGGCCGTGCTGCAGAACGCGCTGAACGAGCTGGTGGCCAAGCCGGCCCTGCAGACCACGCCCGGCCTCAAGCTGGCCGCCACCTACTACGCCAGCGGCATGGACCAGGCGGCCATCGAGGCCAAGGGCCTGAGCGCCCTCAAGCCGGCCCTGCAGCGCATCGATGCCTTGCAGCAGCGCGAGAAATTGCCGGCCCTGCTGGTCGAACTCGGCCGCCTGCAGGTCGGGCCGATCGGCCTCGGCGTACGCGCAGATTCCAAGGACGTGCGCCGCAACGCCCTCTACCTCGGCAACGGCGGACTGGGCCTGCCGGACCGCGATGACTATTTCAAGACCGACGCCACCTCGGCCAAGCTGCTGGCCGCCTACAAGCACTATGTCCACCGCCTGCTGGAAGCCGCCGGCGCGCCGGCCGGCGACGAGGTCGTGGCCGCCCTGTTGGCTTTCGAGACCCGCCTGGCCGAAGCGACCAAGCCGCGGGCCGAGCTGCGCGATCCCAACGCCCTCTACAACCCGTTCAGCCCCGAGGAACTGGCCAAGGCCGCTCCCGGCTTCGACTGGACCAGCTACCTGAAGGACGCCACCATGACCAGCCAGCGCAAGGGCGGCGTGGACCGCGTCATCGTCGGCCAGCCGGCCTTCGCGAAGCGCTTCGCCGAACTGGCGGCCTCGACGCCGCTGGAGGTCTGGCGCAGCTACCTGAAACTGCGCCTGCTGGACGCCACGGCCGACCGCCTGCCCAAGGCCTTCGCCAGCGCCCATTTCGATTACCGCGAGGCCACGATCAAGGGCTTGCAGGCCGCGCCGCCGCGGGCCGAGGCCGTCATCCTGGCCATCGCCGGCCGCACCGGCAGCCTGCCGCTGGGCCTGAGCATGGGTGAGGTCTTCGTCAGCAAGGCCTTCTCGCCCGAGGCCCAGAAGCGCGCCTCGCAGCTGGTGGCTGACGTCAAGGAAGCGATGCGCGCCCATATCAAGGCCCTGCCCTGGATGAGCGAGCCGACCAAGCTGCGCGCCCAGCAGAAGCTGGATGCGATGACGCCCAAGATCGGCGCTCCGGAAAAATGGCCCGACTACAGCGGCCTGCAGCTCGCCGCCGACGACTACGCAGGCAACCTGCTGCGCACCGCGGCCTGGTCGCAGCAGCGCCAGATGAACGAGCTGGACAAGCCGGTGGACCGCGGCCGCTGGGGCATGTCGCCCCATGTGGTCAATGCCTCGGCCGGCGGCTTCAACGAGATCACCTTCCCGGCGGGCATCCTGCAGCCGCCCTTCTTCGACGCCAAGGCCGACGACGCGGTCAACTACGGCGGCATTGGCATGGTCATCGGCCACGAGATCACCCACCACTTCGACGACCGCGGCCGGCAGTTCGACAGCGTGGGCAACCTGGCCGATTGGTGGACGCCGGCTGATGCCGAGGCCTACAAGGAGCGCGCCGACCGCGTGGTGAAGCTCTACGGCGGCTTCGAGCCGGTGCCGGGCGAGAAGATCAACGGCCGCCTGACGCTGGGCGAGAACATCTCGGACGTGGCCGGCATGCCGATCGCCTTCGACGCCCTGCAGATGGCCCTCAGGCGCCCCGGCGCCAAGGCCGACAAGATCGACGGCTACACGCCCGAGCAGCGCTTCTTCCTGTCCAACGCGATGATCTGGCGCGCCAAGTACCGTACCGAGGCCCTGGTCAACCAGCTGCGGACGGACTCGCATTCGCCGGGCAAGTACCGGGTGATCGCGCCGATGGCCCAGATGACGGCCTTCGGCAAGGCCTTTGCGTGCCCGGCCGGATCACCCATGGTTGCGACCGACCCGATCTCGGTCTGGTAATCGATCAGCCCTGACAATCGGCCCATGCCGATCCGGCTACGCCTCGTCCTTCCGCTGCTTGCACTGTGTCTCTGGCCGACCGGCGCTGCGCTGGCCGGCCAGCAGCCCTGCGTGCTCAGCCAGCGCTGGAACGAGGACCCGCCCTACAGCATGCGGCTGGCCAACGGCGAGATCCGCGGCATCAACATCGAACTGGTGGCCGAAGCCCTGTCCCGCATGGGCTGCACGGTCAAGCTGGTGGAAATGCCCTTTGCGCGTGCGCTGACCGAGCTGGCTGCTGGCCGGCTGGACATCCTGCCCGGCGCCCTGCGTCGCCCCGAGCGCGAGCTCTTCGCTCATTTCGCGCAGGAGCGCTGGCATTCGCGCAACCGCCTGTTCGCCCATGTGCAGTCGCGCTCACTCTGGCCACAGAGCAAGCTGGCAGAGATCCCGGCCAGCGGCTTCCGGCTCGGTGTGCAACTGGGCGTGAGCTACGGTCCCGAATATGCCGAACTCAGCCGCGACCCGGCCTTCGTGCAGACGCTGCAGAAGAGCGGCTCCCGCCGCAACCTGTGGCAGATGCTCAAGCTGCGCCGCATCGACGGCCTGATCGCCGACGAGCTCACCGCCCGCTATGAGATTGCCGAGCTGGGATTGCAGAATCTGGTGGGCATGACCGAGGTGGTCGCGTCCACCGAATCGTCCGGTTTTGCCTTCAGCAAGGCGACTGTGAACGAGGCCTTTGTCGAACGCTTCAACGCGGCCACCGAGGCCATGGTGAAGGACGGCAGCTACCAGGCCATCGTCCAGAAATACATCAGCGCCGCCCCGGGTCCGCAGCACTGATCCGCATCATGACTTGAGGCATCCATGCCACAAGAAATGGTGTCGTGAATCAGGGTTTGCGACGAATGCAATTCATCGCCGATTGAGGCAAATCGTCGCGTCCAAACTGGACTTGGTCACCTGGCTGTTGGGCCGACCGCGGGCCACATCTAACCTGCAGTCAGACCGGATCGCCACAGGACAGCAACAAGGGCGAAACGGCAGTCCCAAGCTCAAACCAGGAGTCTGTCATGCAAGCCAAGTCCATCGTTCAAGCCCTGCTCATCGCAGCCCCGCTGACCTTCGCCGGCGCCGCTGCCCTGGCCAATCCGCAAGACGAGCTCAAGCGCGTCGAAGTCAGCGGCCGCCAGACCACCGAGATGCGCACCGATGTGAAGGCCAGCTGCCCCAGCATCAGCGCCGTGCTGCAGAAGCAGCTGAGCCCGATCTGGGGCCTGCACCAGGAAACCGGCATGTTCCGCGTCGAGTTCACGGTCGACCAGGACGGCGTGCACGACATCCGCTCGCGTGGCGCCAACACCTATCGCGACGGCATCCGCAAGGCCATGCGCGAACTGACCTGCAACAGCGGTTCCAGCCAGCCGCAGGCCTATGCCTTCAATGTGCATATCGTTTCGCCCGACAAGACCCATCCGACCGGCCAGGTGGCCCTGAAGATCGACTGATCGCCGGCTTAGCTCAGGGACGCAGCAGGGCCGCCGCGACGCGGCGGTCCAGCTCGACCAGAGGCAGGGCCAGCCGCGCTTCGGCACCGCCCTCGACCTCGCGCCGGGCCGCGCCCCAGACCGGATTGGGAAAGTGGCTGTCCCAGTCGAAACGCGCAATCACGTGCCAGTGCAGATGCGGCACGACATTGCCGAAGGTGGCCAGGTTGATCTTGGTGGCTTGCAGGGCCTCGCGCAGCACGCGCTCGATGGCCGTCACGGCCTCCATGCATTCGGAGCGCTCGGCGGCATCCAGGTCGCTGAACTCGGCCACATGCGCGTTCCAGATGAGCCGGTAGAAGGCCGGGAAGTTCCCATCGTCGCTGGAGCGTATGACGCGCCATTTCGGCGTTTTCACCAGCAGCAGTCCGCCGGCATCGCGGCAGAGCGGACAATTCGAAACGGCAGTGCCGGTTGTTGAATCAGGCATGCAGCGATTGTGCCGCGGCCTCGCCGGCCACCCAGCCGCTGGCCATGCTGGCGGTCAGCAGATAGCCGCCCGTGGGCGCTTCCCAGTCCAGCATCTCGCCGGCGCAGAAAACGCCCGGCAGCGCCTTCAGCTGCAAACCCTCGTCCATGGCCTCCAGCTTCACGCCGCCGGCGGTGCTGATCGCCTCGGCCACCGGCCTCGCGCGCACCAGGCGCAGCGGCGCAGCCTTCAGCGTGCGGGCGACGACGGCCGGGTCGTGGTACTCGTCCTTGCTCAGCAGCTCATGCAGCAGGCCGGCCTTGAGGCCTTCGATGCCGAGCCGGCTCTTGAGGTGAGTGGACATGGAGCGCGTGCCCCGTCCCCGCGCACATTCGGCTGCGACAAAGTCGGCCGTGCGGCCAGGCAGCAGGTCCAGGCTGATGCGAGCCTCGCCGAACTCGGCGATCTCCTCGCGCATCAGGCTGGAGGCGGCATAGATCAGCGAGCCCTCGATGCCGCTGACGGTGATGACGAACTCGCCCTGGCGCTGGAAGCGCCGGCCCGAGCGGCCTTCGAAATGCAGGGCCACCGGCTTGACGGGTTGGCCGGCAAAGCGCTCGGCAAAGAAAGGCGTCCAGCCCGGTTTCACATCGAAACCGCAGTTGGCAGCCCGCAACAGCGCGATCTCCACGCCACGCGCCTGCAGCAGCGGAACCCAGGCGGCGTCGGAACCCAGCTGCGGCCAGGAGGCGCCCCCCAGGGCCAGCACGACGACGCCTGCGGCGGCCTGTTCGACATCACCGTCCTCGCCTTCGAACTGCAAGGCGCTGCCATCCTCGGTCCAGCCCAGCCAGCGCCTGCGCATGTGGAAGCGCACACCGCTGGCCCGCAGCCTTTGCAGCCAGGCGCGCAGCAGCGGCGCGGCCTTCATTTCCTTGGGGAACACGCGGCCGGAGCTGCCGACGAAAGTCTCCACCCCCAGGTCCGCCGCCCAGGCGCGAAGGCCGGGACCGTCGAGCCGGTCCAGCCAGCGGCCGACCTCGGCGCTGCGCTCGGCGAAGCGGCTGCGGAACGGCGCGGCCTCTTCCGAATGCGTCAGGTTGAGCCCACCCTTGCCGGCCAGCAGGAACTTGCGGCCGACCGAGGGCTTGGCGTCGTAAACGTCCACCGCCACGCCGGCCGCGCGCAGCCGCTCGGCGGCCATCAGGCCGGCGGGGCCGCCGCCTATGACTAGGGCGGAGCGAGGGGGCGACTGGGACATCGGCGGACCTTGGAACAGCGAGGGCCGCGAGTGTAAACGTCAGCCCCCGCGCAGCGCCGCCTTCAGCTG
This region includes:
- the kdsA gene encoding 3-deoxy-8-phosphooctulonate synthase yields the protein MVKINDIVVDNDKPFVLFGGVNVLESEQFAVDVCGEYLRVTRKLGIPYVFKASFDKANRSSIHSYRGPGLEQGLKIFEAVKKVHGVAVLTDVHEPWQASEVGAVCDVLQLPAFLARQTDLVVALAKTGRAINIKKPQFVSPPQMKNIVEKFEESGNPNLMLCDRGTQHGYDNLIVDLLGFGVMKRLGKPVIFDVTHALQQRESGAAASGGRRGQVTELARAGMAIGIGGLFLEAHPDPAHAKCDGPSALPLARLEPFLAQVKAVDDLVKQLPELDTN
- a CDS encoding transporter substrate-binding domain-containing protein codes for the protein MPIRLRLVLPLLALCLWPTGAALAGQQPCVLSQRWNEDPPYSMRLANGEIRGINIELVAEALSRMGCTVKLVEMPFARALTELAAGRLDILPGALRRPERELFAHFAQERWHSRNRLFAHVQSRSLWPQSKLAEIPASGFRLGVQLGVSYGPEYAELSRDPAFVQTLQKSGSRRNLWQMLKLRRIDGLIADELTARYEIAELGLQNLVGMTEVVASTESSGFAFSKATVNEAFVERFNAATEAMVKDGSYQAIVQKYISAAPGPQH
- a CDS encoding NAD-dependent epimerase, with product MKVLITGAAGFIGMHVSQLLLARGDQVVGLDNLNDYYDPKLKHDRLARLTPHPAFSFVKLDVADRAGMEALFAEQKFDKVIHLAAQAGVRYSLINPHAYIESNIQGFMNVLEGCRHHQVQHLVYASSSSVYGGNTQMPFSEHHGVDHPVSLYAATKKANELMAHTYSHLYGLPTTGLRFFTVYGPWGRPDMALFLFTKAIVAGEPIKVFNHGQMIRDFTYVDDIAEGVVRVLDRNATADAGYDPVEADPARSNVPYRVFNIGNHDPIKLMDFIEAIEQAVGKEAVKNFLPLQDGDVPATHADVQELADWTGFKPTMPVPEGVRRFVAWYRDYFKV
- a CDS encoding HIT family protein; this encodes MPDSTTGTAVSNCPLCRDAGGLLLVKTPKWRVIRSSDDGNFPAFYRLIWNAHVAEFSDLDAAERSECMEAVTAIERVLREALQATKINLATFGNVVPHLHWHVIARFDWDSHFPNPVWGAARREVEGGAEARLALPLVELDRRVAAALLRP
- a CDS encoding EpsD family peptidyl-prolyl cis-trans isomerase; translated protein: MQKRFLVADPRSSRVLAIAAAAGLAALLVACGGGNSKTTSSQPAAKVNQEAVTIDQINQVLSRQNGLKAEQTEAAGRQVLERLIDQELLVQKAMEQKLDKDGKVQQMLEAARREVLARAYAERIGDAVAKPTEAEVAAYYASKPNLFKDRRVYNLQEFLIEANAEQFGLLRSKLSKANNIGEFVKGLQADGRRFNVNQAVRAAEQLPAAVADDLAKLKEGQSLLINAPAGMQLVYVNAVRSQPIDEARAKPLIEQLLLAQRKSEAASKEMKALRDAAKIEYIGKFADKPAGAAASAPADAASSLLAPVASEPTAK
- a CDS encoding DUF971 domain-containing protein, which produces MAGLEKTTPQPTDLTVHQQSRVLEIGFADGARFRIPFELMRVYSPSAEVQGHGPGQETLQHGKREVGILALESVGHYAVRPQFSDGHESGIFSWAYLYQLGAEQARLWSDYEARLMAAGVDRDAPMPGKAASSCGHSH
- the ubiE gene encoding bifunctional demethylmenaquinone methyltransferase/2-methoxy-6-polyprenyl-1,4-benzoquinol methylase UbiE, giving the protein MSSTHFGFQTVDETEKASRVRGVFDSVASRYDVMNDLMSMGLHRAWKKYTLAVANLKAGERALDIAGGTGDLSRAFARQVGETGMVVHTDINEAMLRQGRNRLLDEGLVLPTNLCDAEKLPYKDASFDLVSVAFGLRNMTHKDLALAEMCRVLKPGGRLLVLEFSKVAAPLAKPYDWYSFKILPRLGQMIAGDAESYRYLAESIRMHPDQQTLKAMMKTAGFGHVDVHNLSAGIVALHAGIKC
- a CDS encoding M13 family metallopeptidase, translating into MRRITALALAASLACTGAVQALDLKGLSTEVSPCQDFYEFVNGPWVSQAVVPASQSRIGSFEQLRLANEAVLQNALNELVAKPALQTTPGLKLAATYYASGMDQAAIEAKGLSALKPALQRIDALQQREKLPALLVELGRLQVGPIGLGVRADSKDVRRNALYLGNGGLGLPDRDDYFKTDATSAKLLAAYKHYVHRLLEAAGAPAGDEVVAALLAFETRLAEATKPRAELRDPNALYNPFSPEELAKAAPGFDWTSYLKDATMTSQRKGGVDRVIVGQPAFAKRFAELAASTPLEVWRSYLKLRLLDATADRLPKAFASAHFDYREATIKGLQAAPPRAEAVILAIAGRTGSLPLGLSMGEVFVSKAFSPEAQKRASQLVADVKEAMRAHIKALPWMSEPTKLRAQQKLDAMTPKIGAPEKWPDYSGLQLAADDYAGNLLRTAAWSQQRQMNELDKPVDRGRWGMSPHVVNASAGGFNEITFPAGILQPPFFDAKADDAVNYGGIGMVIGHEITHHFDDRGRQFDSVGNLADWWTPADAEAYKERADRVVKLYGGFEPVPGEKINGRLTLGENISDVAGMPIAFDALQMALRRPGAKADKIDGYTPEQRFFLSNAMIWRAKYRTEALVNQLRTDSHSPGKYRVIAPMAQMTAFGKAFACPAGSPMVATDPISVW
- a CDS encoding TIGR03862 family flavoprotein — protein: MSQSPPRSALVIGGGPAGLMAAERLRAAGVAVDVYDAKPSVGRKFLLAGKGGLNLTHSEEAAPFRSRFAERSAEVGRWLDRLDGPGLRAWAADLGVETFVGSSGRVFPKEMKAAPLLRAWLQRLRASGVRFHMRRRWLGWTEDGSALQFEGEDGDVEQAAAGVVVLALGGASWPQLGSDAAWVPLLQARGVEIALLRAANCGFDVKPGWTPFFAERFAGQPVKPVALHFEGRSGRRFQRQGEFVITVSGIEGSLIYAASSLMREEIAEFGEARISLDLLPGRTADFVAAECARGRGTRSMSTHLKSRLGIEGLKAGLLHELLSKDEYHDPAVVARTLKAAPLRLVRARPVAEAISTAGGVKLEAMDEGLQLKALPGVFCAGEMLDWEAPTGGYLLTASMASGWVAGEAAAQSLHA